In one Trichosurus vulpecula isolate mTriVul1 chromosome 8, mTriVul1.pri, whole genome shotgun sequence genomic region, the following are encoded:
- the ZDHHC16 gene encoding palmitoyltransferase ZDHHC16 isoform X1 yields MRSRRSLLLGPARLCLRLLLLLGYRRRCPPLLRNLVLRWRYGKVCLRSLLYNSFGGSDTAIDSAFEPVYWLVDNVIRWFGVVFVALVIVLTSSIVAIAYLCVLPLILHTYSVPRICWHFVYSHWNLILIVFHYYQAITTPPGYPPQAKTDLATVSICKKCIYPKPARTHHCSICNRCVLKMDHHCPWLNNCVGHYNHRYFFSFCFFMTLGCVYCSFGSWDMFREAYAALEKMKQLDRNKLQVAANQTYHQTPPPTFSFRERMTHKSLVYLWFLCSSVALALGALTAWHAVLISRGETSIERHINRKERHRLSLKGKVFRNPYNYGCLNNWKVFLGVNTRRHWLTRVLLPSSHLPYGNGMTWDPPPYVTIAPDSVLAV; encoded by the exons ATGAGAAGCCGCCGGTCCTTATTGCTGGGGCCAGCACGCCTGTGCTTGCGTTTGCTTCTCCTCCTGGGCTACAGACGCCGATGCCCACCATTACTTCGGAACCTTGTACTTCGTTGGCGCTATGGAAAAGTCTGTCTTCGTTCTCTACTCTACAACTCCTTTGGGGGCAGTGACACTGCCATTGACTCTGCTTTTGAGCCTGTGTATTGGCTTGTTGACAATGTGATCCGCTGGTTTGGGGTG GTCTTTGTGGCCCTGGTGATTGTGCTGACGAGCTCCATTGTGGCTATTGCCTACCTGTGTGTCTTGCCTCTGATCCTCCATACATATTCAGTGCCCCGAATCTGCTGGCACTTCGTCTACAGTCACTGGAACCTCATCCTCATCGTCTTCCACTACTACCAGGCCATCACCACACCTCCTGGATACCCACCCCAG GCTAAGACTGACCTTGCTACTGTATCTATCTGCAAGAAGTGCATTTATCCCAAACCAGCACGGACACACCACTGCAGCATCTGTAACAG GTGTGTGCTGAAAATGGATCACCACTGCC CTTGGTTGAACAACTGTGTGGGCCACTACAACCACCGGTActtcttctccttctgcttctttATGACTCTAGGCTGTGTCTACTGCAGCTTTGGTAGCTGGGATATGTTCCGGGAAGCTTATGCTGCCCTCGAG AAAATGAAACAGCTCGACAGGAACAAACTCCAGGTGGCTGCCAATCAG ACATATCACCAGACCCCACCACCCACTTTCTCCTTCCGGGAAAGGATGACTCACAAAAGCCTGGTTTACCTATGGTTCCTGTGCAG cTCTGTGGCACTGGCCTTAGGGGCTCTGACAGCATGGCATGCTGTCCTCATCAGCCGTGGTGAGACCAGTATTGAGAGGCACATCAACAGGAAGGAGAGGCATCGGCTCTCACTAAAGGGCAAG GTATTTAGGAATCCTTATAATTACGGCTGCTTAAACAACTGGAAGGTGTTCCTGGGTGTGAACACAAGAAG GCACTGGCTCACTCGTGTCCTGCTGCCTTCCAGTCATCTGCCCTATGGCAATGGGATGACCTGGGACCCTCCTCCCTATGTGACAATAGCCCCAGACTCTGTGCTGGCTGTGTGA
- the ZDHHC16 gene encoding palmitoyltransferase ZDHHC16 isoform X2 → MRSRRSLLLGPARLCLRLLLLLGYRRRCPPLLRNLVLRWRYGKVCLRSLLYNSFGGSDTAIDSAFEPVYWLVDNVIRWFGVVFVALVIVLTSSIVAIAYLCVLPLILHTYSVPRICWHFVYSHWNLILIVFHYYQAITTPPGYPPQAKTDLATVSICKKCIYPKPARTHHCSICNRCVLKMDHHCPWLNNCVGHYNHRYFFSFCFFMTLGCVYCSFGSWDMFREAYAALETYHQTPPPTFSFRERMTHKSLVYLWFLCSSVALALGALTAWHAVLISRGETSIERHINRKERHRLSLKGKVFRNPYNYGCLNNWKVFLGVNTRRHWLTRVLLPSSHLPYGNGMTWDPPPYVTIAPDSVLAV, encoded by the exons ATGAGAAGCCGCCGGTCCTTATTGCTGGGGCCAGCACGCCTGTGCTTGCGTTTGCTTCTCCTCCTGGGCTACAGACGCCGATGCCCACCATTACTTCGGAACCTTGTACTTCGTTGGCGCTATGGAAAAGTCTGTCTTCGTTCTCTACTCTACAACTCCTTTGGGGGCAGTGACACTGCCATTGACTCTGCTTTTGAGCCTGTGTATTGGCTTGTTGACAATGTGATCCGCTGGTTTGGGGTG GTCTTTGTGGCCCTGGTGATTGTGCTGACGAGCTCCATTGTGGCTATTGCCTACCTGTGTGTCTTGCCTCTGATCCTCCATACATATTCAGTGCCCCGAATCTGCTGGCACTTCGTCTACAGTCACTGGAACCTCATCCTCATCGTCTTCCACTACTACCAGGCCATCACCACACCTCCTGGATACCCACCCCAG GCTAAGACTGACCTTGCTACTGTATCTATCTGCAAGAAGTGCATTTATCCCAAACCAGCACGGACACACCACTGCAGCATCTGTAACAG GTGTGTGCTGAAAATGGATCACCACTGCC CTTGGTTGAACAACTGTGTGGGCCACTACAACCACCGGTActtcttctccttctgcttctttATGACTCTAGGCTGTGTCTACTGCAGCTTTGGTAGCTGGGATATGTTCCGGGAAGCTTATGCTGCCCTCGAG ACATATCACCAGACCCCACCACCCACTTTCTCCTTCCGGGAAAGGATGACTCACAAAAGCCTGGTTTACCTATGGTTCCTGTGCAG cTCTGTGGCACTGGCCTTAGGGGCTCTGACAGCATGGCATGCTGTCCTCATCAGCCGTGGTGAGACCAGTATTGAGAGGCACATCAACAGGAAGGAGAGGCATCGGCTCTCACTAAAGGGCAAG GTATTTAGGAATCCTTATAATTACGGCTGCTTAAACAACTGGAAGGTGTTCCTGGGTGTGAACACAAGAAG GCACTGGCTCACTCGTGTCCTGCTGCCTTCCAGTCATCTGCCCTATGGCAATGGGATGACCTGGGACCCTCCTCCCTATGTGACAATAGCCCCAGACTCTGTGCTGGCTGTGTGA